In Helianthus annuus cultivar XRQ/B chromosome 9, HanXRQr2.0-SUNRISE, whole genome shotgun sequence, the following are encoded in one genomic region:
- the LOC110874666 gene encoding uncharacterized protein LOC110874666 encodes MFEPKITDSDRLKVFGPGVDDILCKYQVKKVDKVDLIFIPVLLSDHYWCLCFNMKNGDIELIDNSRYAESFTKRYRGRPEKLRRVLVLYLKGKLGQKEWITKLEKAKIIRKEMEWRTLQNGSDCGVFTMRHMETYKGKSPWNAGFKTEDQKEMQDSQLRFLRYRYLSKIVLSDYNLIRKEVYDKATDFMANSIPADALHDLDSKISNRLEQFFKLKKRKQNEKS; translated from the exons ATGTTTGAGCCAAAAATCACAGATAGTGATCGATTGAAAGTATTCGGACCAGGCGTAGACGATATATTGTGTAAGTATCAGGTGAAGAAAGTTGACAAAGTTGATCTCATCTTCATTCCAGTACTACTTTCTGATCATTACTGGTGCCTATGCTTTAACATGAAAAATGGAGATATCGAGTTAATCGATAACTCTCGGTATGCCGAATCGTTTACCAAACGCTACCGTGGACGCCCCGAAAAGCTG CGGAGAGTCCTAGTGCTATACCTAAAAGGCAAACTTGGACAAAAAGAGTGGATAACAAAGTTGGAAAAAGCAAAAATAATTCGAAAGGAAATGGAGTGGAGAACTCTTCAAAATGGTAGTGACTGTGGTGTCTTCACTATGAGGCATATGGAGACATACAAGGGCAAATCTCCATGGAATGCAGGGTTTAAAACGGAAGACCAGAAAGAAATGCAAGATTCACAACTACGGTTTTTGCGGTACAGGTATCTTAGTAAGATTGTATTGTCCGACTACAATCTTATAAGGAAGGAGGTATACGACAAAGCTACGGACTTTATGGCGAATTCGATCCCCGCTGATGCTTTGCACGATCTAGATAGCAAAATAAGTAACAGATTAGAGCAGTTCTTCAAGCTCAAAAAGAGGAAACAAAATGAAAAGTCGTAG
- the LOC110876342 gene encoding protein FAR1-RELATED SEQUENCE 5-like yields the protein MDPQSSNARNTEDVDFEDAEVDTGLEDAEHYRNPTSGNNITLDDQTTERLYIPEVASSCVPVIGMEFSSIEQAYVFYQTYAKKAGFSARKGGEHHVGGIIRSKYFVCSKEGHKPQAFDDNYSKLSKPYKRRNRPTIRTGCKAQIKLCSTDGVLFKVDKFVQSHNHSFVCPKDMHLLPAYRHLSETQEEMIWELGTLNLGPVKAFNIMRKRYGGFENVGATKDDCKNFRARIHSYIGQYDADMVINRLTDKKKFMVDYSFFHSVDENKRLTGLFWADGLCKRNYAEFGDVISFDATFKTNKYKMVFVPFTGIDNHCRNVTLGAGLLASESIESYKWLLQSFLNSFGKQPNVVVTDQDPAMKQAIEAVFDKSRHRLCMWHIMKKLADKVGHQLCNNEDFKRRMCDIVWTDSITPEMFEREWKLIMIDFGLTENKWLDDMFCMRSSWIPAFYRHEPMSGLMRTTSRSESENHFFCQVANSQLTLVEFFNHFDGAMDIQRFNHRKNDHISRNTVPDNFSESTLEDDAMKIYTRSIFADQQAELQGTLSECLPIETKIEEPFLRISMKDWKAHGDGLLEVCFKKGEDVIALCTCRRFEQYGLLCKHIYFVFKMFKVKEIPNKYVMRRWTKDVVPNDLNNTFDITVDGDDAHKKAKEVAYEIMQTGEYLIGNLIKDFDHLLIVRDRMREMKEMVDELRITKPIDPKFDRYSRLIGYEKPNTDEPPTVRVPTGIRNKGRGSHKRIKSKKEKIISLKGKRSRTCSVCNIKGHDIRTCEVLKGKATAADKVANKEGRKRRAI from the exons ATGGATCCACAGAGTAGTAATGCTCGAAACACAGAAGATGTCGATTTTGAAGATGCAGAGGTCGATACCGGACTTGAGGATGCAGAGCATTATCGGAACCCGACATCAGGCAACAACATTACCTTAGACGATCAGACTA CTGAAAGATTGTATATCCCAGAGGTAGCTTCATCATGTGTTCCTGTTATTGGAATGGAGTTCTCTTCCATAGAACAAGCATATGTTTTTTATCAGACAtatgccaagaaggcagggtTCTCCGCTCGAAAAGGAGGTGAACATCATGTTGGTGGTATTATTAGGTCTAAGTATTTTGTGTGTTCAAAAGAGGGGCATAAACCACAGGCATTTGATGATAATTATTCGAAGTTGTCTAAGCCATATAAACGTAGGAACAGACCGACTATTCGAACCGGCTGTAAAGCACAAATTAAGCTTTGTTCGACGGATGGGGTGTTGTTTAAGGTTGATAAGTTTGTTCAATCGCATAATCATTCATTCGTGTGCCCCAAAGACATGCACTTATTACCAGCTTATAGACATCTGTCTGAGACACAAGAAGAGATGATATGGGAGCTTGGTACATTGAATCTTGGGCCAGTGAAAGCCTTTAATATAATGAGAAAAAGATACGGCGGGTTTGAAAATGTAGGTGCAACTAAAGACGATTGCAAGAATTTTAGAGCTAGGATACATAGCTACATCGGacagtatgatgcagatatggttATCAATAGGCTGACCGATAAAAAGAAGTTTATGGTTGATTATTCATTCTTTCATTCGGTCGATGAAAACAAACGATTAACCGGCCTGTTTTGGGCCGATGGCTTGTGCAAACGTAACTATGCTGAGTTTGGAGATGTCATATCGTTTGATGCTACATTTAAAACCAACAA GTATAAAATGGTTTTTGTACCTTTTACTGGTATTGATAATCATTGTCGAAATGTGACACTTGGAGCCGGGTTGTTAGCATCCGAAAGCATTGAATCATACAAGTGGCTTTTACAATCATTTTTGAACTCATTCGGTAAGCAGCCGAATGTGGTTGTCACTGATCAGGATCCCGCGATGAAACAAGCCATCGAAGCAGTGTTCGATAAGAGTAGGCACAGATTAtgtatgtggcacataatgaagaAACTTGCTGATAAG GTCGGACATCAGCTGTGCAATAACGAAGACTTTAAGAGACGTATGTGTGACATTGTATGGACAGATTCGATTACGCCAGAAATGTTTGAGAGAGAATGGAAGCTGATAATGATTGATTTCGGTCTAACTGAGAATAAGTGGCTTGATGATATGTTTTGCATGAGATCTTCGTGGATCCCAGCGTTCTATCGTCATGAGCCTATGTCTGGGCTTATGCGGACCACTTCTAGATCAGAGAGCGAAAACCATTTTTTCTGTCAAGTTGCGAATTCTCAACTTACCCTTGTTGAGTTCTTTAACCATTTTGACGGTGCAATGGACATTCAAAGATTCAACCATCGGAAGAATGACCATATATCTAGAAATACAGTCCCGGATAACTTTTCTGAATCTACTCTAGAGGATGATGCCATGAAAATTTACACCAGGTCAATTTTTGCTGATCAACAGGCAGAGTTACAAGGAACATTGTCCGAGTGCCTTCCTATAGAGACTAAAATTGAGGAACCTTTTTTGAGGATAAGTATGAAGGATTGGAAAGCTCACGGCGACGGTTTATTAGAG gtATGTTTCAAGAAGGGCGAGGATGTAATTGCATTATGCACGTGTCGCAGGTTTGAACAATATGGATTGTTGTGCAAGCATATATATTTCGTGTTCAAGATGTTCAAAGTGAAGGAAATTCCCAACAAGTATGTAATGAGAAGATGGACTAAAGATGTGGTACCGAATGATCTTaataatacatttgatattactgTTGACGGTGATGATGCGCATAAAAAGGCCAAAGAGGTTGCGTATGAGATTATGCAGACTGGAGAGTATCTTATTGGTAATCTGATCAAAGATTTCGATCATCTACTTATAGTTAGGGATCGGATGAGAGAGATGAAAGAAATGGTTGATGAActtcgcataaccaagcccatcGACCCTAAGTTTGATAGATATTCACGGTTAATTGGTTACGAGAAACCAAACACTGACGAGCCACCTACAGTCCGTGTGCCAACCGGTATTAGAAACAAAGGACGAGGTTCACATAAGCGGATTAAATCAAAAAAAGAGAAAATTATTAGTCTAAAAGGCAAGAGAAGTCGGACATGCAGtgtttgcaatatcaaaggtcatgACATTCGAACCTGCGAGGTGTTAAAGGGTAAAGCTACTGCTGCTGATAAGGTTGCCAATAAGGAGGGGAGGAAAAGAAGAGCAATTTAG
- the LOC110878654 gene encoding uncharacterized protein LOC110878654, with translation MDANSAELEAILKQIELASSSSSSSSNINNDDHGWKTVSYKKSGRKFTNKAPEQYSDHNSGDVFRPIEQMSEDRRRRVVESQKAAFDAIEAAVADDDAAVRDRNDGEDYGGDAVVVAGELNLKKSKPKKKVKKVKVSVAEAAAKVNDSDLAVFLADVTESYESQPDVMLMRFAEYFGRAFASVSGSQFPWMKTLKEATIEKMTDIPLLHISEDVYRTATDWLNLQPIDALGSFTLWCLDSIMADLAHHQGAVKGSKKVVQQPTSKSQVAIFVVLAMVLRRKPDVMIGILPIVKDGSKYQGLEKLPVLVWAITQASQGDLVVGLFMWVRLLLPLVCSKSCNPQSRDLILQLVERILSFPKARAILANGAVRKGERVVPPSALELLMGPTFPAPTARVKATERFEAIYPVLKEVAIAVAPGSKAMKQLTQQLLPVAAKAAGKGNSALANEASDIFLWCVTQSPDCYKQWDDIYLDHLEASVVILRKLSDQWKIHSDKLSSLDPLKSALKSFRDKNETAMAGGDEREALLKEADKHCKTILGKFSRGHGCLKATVFLTVTMAVGVAVIIKDHRVWNLKELVDVDLSRAFSSLSH, from the exons ATGGACGCAAATTCAGCCGAATTAGAAGCAATCCTGAAGCAAATCGAGCTTGCAAGcagtagcagcagcagcagcagcaacatcaaCAACGACGATCACGGATGGAAAACGGTGTCGTATAAGAAATCAGGACGTAAATTCACCAACAAAGCACCTGAACAGTACTCCGATCACAACTCCGGTGACGTTTTCCGGCCGATTGAACAGATGTCGGAGGATCGTCGACGACGAGTTGTTGAATCTCAGAAAGCTGCGTTCGATGCGATCGAAGCTGCGGTTGCGGATGATGATGCTGCTGTTCGTGATCGTAACGACGGTGAGGATTACGGCGGAGATGCGGTGGTTGTTGCCGGAGAGTTGAACTTGAAGAAGAGTAAACCTAAGAAGAAGGTAAAGAAGGTGAAGGTTAGCGTTGCCGAGGCTGCTGCGAAGGTTAATGATTCTGATCTTGCGGTTTTTCTAGCTGATGTAACG GAATCGTATGAGTCGCAACCGGATGTAATGTTGATGCGATTTGCGGAGTATTTTGGTCGAGCGTTTGCTTCGGTCAGCGGTTCACAGTTTCCGTGGATGAAGACACTCAAGGAAGCTACTATTGAGAAGATGACTGAT ATTCCTCTGTTGCATATATCTGAAGATGTTTATAGGACTGCTACAGACTGGCTTAACCTCCAACCTATTGACGCCCTTGGGTCGTTTACGTTGTGGTGTTTAGATAGCATAATGGCTGACCTGGCTCACCACCAAGGAGCCGTCAAGGGTTCAAAGAAGGTGGTTCAGCAGCCAACTTCTAAATCTCAG GTCGCCATATTTGTGGTCCTAGCAATGGTATTACGGCGTAAACCTGATGTAATGATCGGTATTTTACCCATAGTAAAAGATGGTTCCAAATATCAAGGGCTAGAAAAGCTTCCAGTCTTAGTGTGGGCTATCACACAG GCTTCTCAAGGTGACCTGGTTGTGGGGCTGTTCATGTGGGTGCGCCTGCTCTTGCCGTTAGTTTGCAGTAAATCGTGTAATCCTCAATCCAGAGACCTTATTTTGCAATTAGTTGAGAG GATTTTATCTTTCCCTAAAGCTCGTGCAATTTTAGCAAATGGTGCTGTGAGAAAAGGGGAGCGTGTGGTGCCACCCTCCGCCCTCGAGCTTTTGATGGGACCCACATTCCCTGCTCCTACAGCTCGTGTCAAG GCAACTGAGAGATTTGAAGCCATCTATCCCGTCTTGAAGGAAGTTGCTATTGCTGTTGCACCTGGCAGTAAAGCTATGAAGCAACTTACACAGCAGTTGTTACCCGTTGCTGCAAAAGCTGCTGGGAAAG GTAACTCTGCTCTAGCAAATGAAGCAAGTGACATATTCTTGTGGTGTGTAACTCAAAGTCCAGACTGTTACAAACAATGG GATGATATATATCTGGATCATCTTGAAGCTAGTGTGGTTATTCTAAGAAAACTGTCTGACCAGTGGAAGATTCACTCGGATAAGCTTTCCAGTCTCGATCCTTTGAAATCTGCGTTGAAGAGTTTCAGGGATAAG AATGAGACGGCAATGGCTGGTGGAGATGAACGTGAAGCTTTGTTGAAAGAAGCAGACAAGCACTGCAAGACTATTTTGGGCAAGTTTTCACGTGGGCACGGTTGCTTGAAGGCAACTGTATTTCTGACAGTTACAATGGCTGTTGGGGTGGCGGTGATCATCAAAGACCATCGGGTATGGAACCTGAAGGAACTGGTAGATGTTGATTTGTCTCGTGCTTTTAGTTCTCTCTCTCATTGA
- the LOC110878655 gene encoding sn1-specific diacylglycerol lipase alpha has translation MSACCVGCFVGLGCLRWGWKRCTHTGADDSATWPSATAVDFEPVPHLCRITLAVYEEDIHHPQFPPVGGYRLNPDSVFKRVTYQQTQGHAPPYLIYVDHTRREIVTAIRGLNLKKESDYKMLLDNRLGKHMFDGGYVHHGLLNSAVWLLNADSENLRNLWLENGSCYKMVFVGHSLGAGVAALLTVLVVNHRDMLGGIGREMVRCYAIAPTRCMSLNLAVKYADVIYSVILQDDFLPRTPTPLEDIFESIFCLPCLLFMVCMRDTFIPENKKLSDPRRLYAPGRLYHIVERKFCRCGRFPPEVRTAIPVDGRFEHIVLSCNATSDHAIIWIEREAEKALQLLQENSGEAATTPPKVQRFERIQSIKKEHKDALERAVSLKIPHAVMMMDPEEEETQPLTNTTEKDYNEEELPSKHKVGVGDGPSTELPAPANWKELVERLLRHPSHGS, from the exons ATGTCTGCCTGTTGCGTAGGCTGTTTTGTCGGTCTAGGTTGTCTCCGGTGGGGCTGGAAACGTTGCACCCACACCGGCGCCGACGACAGCGCCACATGGCCAAGCGCCACCGCCGTCGACTTCGAACCAGTCCCACACCTCTGCCGCATCACCCTCGCAGTATACGAGGAAGACATCCACCACCCCCAGTTCCCCCCTGTCGGCGGCTACAGACTAAACCCAGATTCCGTATTCAAGCGCGTCACATACCAACAAACCCAAGGCCACGCGCCTCCCTACCTCATCTACGTGGACCACACACGCCGTGAAATAGTAACTGCCATCCGCGGCTTGAATTTGAAAAAGGAAAGTGATTACAAGATGTTGTTGGATAATAGATTGGGGAAACATATGTTTGATGGAGGGTATGTGCACCATGGGTTGTTGAACTCCGCGGTTTGGTTGTTGAATGCGGATTCCGAGAATTTGAGGAACTTGTGGCTGGAAAATGGGAGTTGTTATAAGATGGTGTTTGTTGGGCACTCGCTTGGTGCCGGTGTGGCCGCCTTGTTGACGGTGTTGGTGGTGAATCATAGGGATATGTTGGGTGGGATTGGTAGAGAGATGGTGAGGTGTTACGCGATTGCGCCTACTAGGTGTATGTCCCTTAATCTTGCTGTTAAGTACGCTGATGTTATTTATTCAGTCATATTGCAG GATGACTTCTTACCTAGGACACCTACTCCACTTGAGGATATCTTTGAATCAATTTTCTG CTTGCCCTGCTTGCTATTTATGGTTTGCATGAGGGACACATTTATACCCGAAAACAAGAAGCTCAGCGATCCAAGAAGACTGTATGCACCCGGCCGATTGTACCACATTGTCGAGAGAAAGTTTTGCAG GTGCGGAAGATTCCCTCCTGAAGTCAGAACAGCAATTCCCGTTGATGGTAGATTTGAACATATTGTGTTGTCGTGCAACGCTACGTCTGATCACGCTATCATTTGGATTGAAAGAGAAGCAGAAAAGGCTTTACAA TTATTACAAGAGAATAGTGGTGAAGCTGCTACAACGCCACCAAAAGTACAAAGATTCGAAAGGATACAATCCATCAAGAAAGAACACAAGGACGCGCTTGAAAGAGCGGTTAGCCTCAAGATACCTCACGCGGTCATGATGATGGACCCagaggaggaggagacgcaaccGTTGACGAACACAACCGAGAAAGATTACAACGAAGAGGAGTTGCCCTCAAAACATAAGGTTGGGGTTGGGGATGGCCCGAGTACAGAACTACCAGCCCCAGCTAACTGGAAGGAGTTAGTTGAAAGACTGTTGAGACACCCAAGCCATGGATCTTAA